TTACTTTTCTGTGTTTTGCTGCTGTGTGCTTAGATCCTTtgctttcttctccctttcaatTTATTGCAAAATTTTTCACCTACCCATCATATCAGCTCAATGAATCTCACCTGCTGCAATTTTTCCATTGATTTTATTAATTGATATAGATGTCTGGACGTATGTTTGGCTTTTGATTTGTGAGTTGCAATTGTTCTCATTTTATGCTCCTGTTGTGTTCCCCATCAACATTTGGAATtcaagatttaagatataattATAGGTATACTTCACTTAGAAATATTATAAGAAAATTGGACATAATCAATTGAAAAGATGAAGCTAAGAAAAATATGCGAGAAACAGGGGAATGAAAAGGAAGATATAAACATTCAGGGGGAAATAGTGGAGATATCATGATTACCATCTCTTTTTTCCCTCAAGATTTGCTAATAATTCTCAGATTATGCAGTTTCTTACATTTATTATAACAATGCTGTGAGGGAAATTTCAGATGAAATGCTTAAGAATATTTGAATtccttttcaattaggaaaccCATCTAACTaggattatgtttataaattatGCACCATAACCATAACTATCAGCCTTGTCCTAACTATTTGGGGGTTGACTTAAGTTCAAATTGTATTCAATGCAATTATGCACTTCTTTCATTAAATTACGAATTACAAAATCTAGAATGATTATTGAAATAGGTGATCTGACTGCTGACTTACTATGTTGGAAGTGTATTTCATATATCTAAATGACTACCTTCCTGGTCTTTGTTCTGATGGACCTTGCTACTGCTCTTTTACAGAGAGGTTTTGATCCGCAATGGCTATCATTAACTTTCTCCAAAGCGATATTTCTTGGCAATGGTCTTGTTGCCATCATCTCTGGGTTATTTGCAAATGTATTGGTTGATAACTTAGGACTTGGCCCTGTGGCTCCATTTGATGCTGCTGCAATCCTCCTTGCAATAGCCATGGTCATTATCTTGCCCTCATGGAGTGAAAACTACGGAGATCCTTCTGAGAGCAAGGATTTAATTGCTCAGTTCAAGGTCGCTGCAGTAGCCATTGCTTCTGGTAGGTGTGCCATCTTAGTGATTAATAATCTGTCTGGAATTTAGGGCCATCAGCTTCAATATTATTCTGTTTTGTTGAAGCAGATGAGAAAATTGCTTTGCTGGGTGCAATACAATCACTCTTTGAGGGATCTATGtatacttttgttttcttgtggactccTGCTCTAAGCCCAAATGATGAGGACATCCCTCATGGCTTTATTTTTGCTACATTCATGTTGTCTTCAATGTTGGGGAGCTCCATTGCATCTCGGCTTCTGGCCCGTCCAACACCCAAAGTTGAAAGTTATATGCAGATTGTTTTTGCAATCTCTTCCTTCACTCTCATCCTTCCTACTATTACTAGTGTAAGACTTCCTGCTTGTATCAACTAATATGAAATTCTTTTGCTAAGTTATTCATATGCGTGTGACCTGATTCTTAATGTGAAACAGTTCCTCATTGCACCTTCCACAGAGAAAGGTCGGAGCATCTCATTCGGGGGTTGTATCCTATTCTTTGGTTTCTGTGTCTTTGAAGCATCTGTGGGAATATTTTGGCCATCAATTATGAAAATGAGATCTCAGTACATTCCTGAGGAGGCCAGGAGCACAATCATGAACTTCTTCCGTATTCCTCTGAACATTTTTGTCTGCATTGTGCTTTACAATGTAAGTCTGGAAACTTTTTTAGTTCTCTCTTTTGTTCTCACAGAAATGGAGTTCAACAGATGCTATAGTCCAACTATGTTCAAGATTATTTTTTCCTCAAAAAGAACAAATGGAATATTATTTAAACTTAAAAAGAGCAGCTGTCTTATCTATCGTCTTAACTTTTCCATAAGTTCAACTTTATCCATATTTGGTATGACTTCAATCAGTTACTTCAAATTATGGATAATGGTCTGGGCTAAATATCTCTTTCTACTTGGTTACATTAGCACCCAGCATGTGTTGATGTACATGAGAAGTAGGATGGATGGTTCAACATTTGTTCAAATCTATATTTTTATGTTAGAGATGATAAATGCACTCCCTCTTTCGGTTGCTATATATAAATTCTCTCCTGAGGCAGGCTGGTGCATTTAGTAAAGAAACGTTTATGTACAAATTGATCTCGGAAAGGATGATGGGCAGCAGCAAGGCTTTCAGTCAGGAGTTTTCTTTATTGCAGTTCTACTTGACATTAGAGATATGTTAGCGTCATTCCGAAAGACAAAATGATGGAATTATTAGGTTACAAATTCCTCAAAAGTTTAAAAATCACAAAACATTGAGAATACTAATATTTGAAAATAATGGTATCTTGAAGGTGAGCGCTTTGCCTATAAATGTCATGTTTGGGATGTGTTCGATTTTCCTTTTGATGGCTGCGATCTTGCAAAGGCGGCTGATGGTGGTTGCTGAGATGCACAAGTCAAGTAAGTTATCTTATATCACTTGCACTGTCAAACCTGAACTTGATGTATTATTACATTgaaatctttttttcttgagGCGCAACTTCATCAAAATGGGTCATCTCCTTAAAACTAATAGACCTTGGCTGCATTCGTATCGCTAATGAACTTTTGGCAGAGGCACAAGATTGGTCATCTTTAAAGGAGAGGGATGGTGAGACAGCGCCATTGAATATCTAATCAGGAAGAAGACAATTGGAGCACAATACAAGTTGTAATTCACATTAAGATACTGCCATCGCATTGCATTCGCTGATGTAGCTGAGCTGATAAATAAGATGGTTTGGGAGGAGTTATGGACATTTAGAAGAACTGTCAGCACATGAATACCATTCAAAACCAGCAAACTGTTCCATTTAAAAGAACTCTCCTTTAGTCagattctccttttctttctaacaGAGAAGTGGTCTGCTCGTGCTAAGCATCCTGCCAAATAGGTTAGACATTGATAATCATTTTTTGCTGGTCCGTTACCTTTTTTCTGATCTGATGAGGACTTGATTGTTCCAACGCCTCattctttaatctttctttaatCTTTTTGCACATATGCAAAACATGGGCTTCTAACAGCATTGTTATGTAGATATTTCTTTTGTAACTCTTGATTGCTGTTGCTAAAAAATCACTCTATAATAAGAAGCGTACTTTTGTTGCATAATTAGGACATTTGTTGAATTTGATAATTTTCTCTCACGGGCAGTCTGCTGCATTCATACTCAGATAGGCTGTGCTCAGTCCATGAGGTATCTGATCATGTGAATTTGTACTCCTAGAAACTTtttacatttttcttttgttgttttACATGATTTCTTCTGATAACAAATAGCGACTGTCCTTTTTCTTTGGCAAGTTTCGAGATTATTATGAATTTAATTATCATTTGTTGTCTATATATGAATAGTCCTAAATTCTTCTGCTTGCAAGTCTAAAACATCTCAAATGTTGTTCCATCATTGTATCTACTATTGCTATCCCATTAAATTTCCCCTCTAACACTCAGGTTCTTTTTCTATTTCGATTAAGTTTATTGAAATGTCTACCTCAGCAGTTCTAAACAATATGTATGCTTATCCTATTCCAATAGACAATCTCCTGAACACATTCTAAGCGATACAATAAAAGTGGTCTTCTAATGTTAAACCTCATACATCATGAAAACTAATATACAGCCCACCTCCAAGTAGAGCAAATTTTTAGCATGACTTTGAGCAACTTGTCTAGTCACTGGCTGTTTGGATGCCAACAACGAAGCAGTCTGCCGTCTTGTGCACATGGGACACCTGGAGCTGCGAAGTTTCGCTGTATTTGCGGTGCGTCAACTTATTACTTGATATCACGACGTTATAAACTTATTTCGCTCTTTGGAGCTTTACCTACACAAGTGTCTTGATATCACGACGTTATAAaattataaacttataatttagCGCACTTCTTTTCATCCATTATTTTTTGAGCTTTATATTTCtaatcattttatttattttttaccaaaaaaataatggtGAATATGCCACCATCTGGAAGCAATTACCTGTTTTTCCCTCTCTTGTGGAGAGGGATGCCGACCAATTGAGAGAAGTCCAATTCAACATACACTTAATCAAGCTAACCTTATTGGTTATTTTTGGTGCTCAAATTGTTGTCTCCGCTAGCCTTACCTTAGTGTCCTTGCCCATCAGTCAATCTAATAGATAGTATCTGTTTTCATTTTCCCTGGGTTGATATTTACCGGTGAGAATGAttctatctctctcctttgacaGATTTTAGAAGTATCATCTCCAAGCACCCATTTCTCAGTTTGTGTCTTCATATTTGTTCAAaaaggatttttctttttcatactGATCGATAGCATTTGGAAAATTGTCctctgcatactaattttttgacttttttttgttgttgttgatcaTGACGTATGAAATTTGAAAAGCCTTGTATATTGCCGTATCCTTGTGTCTGAATTTCTATATCTATCGACGTTCTGTTTTAAGCTCGGATTTTTTCCATGAAGGAAACTGTATTTCTGCTGATTACCATTTGGAATTTGGACCTTGTGCTTTACCTACCAGCATCCTCTATCTTTAGAAACCTGGTAAACCAATTTTGCTTCTTGATAGAGTCAGCCACGTGTAATCTCACCAGAATGTGAATAATTGTTTTCCTCTATAAAAAAAGccatcattttatattttgagtCCTTCCACTTATCTTTGCACTTCTATCATGTAGACTCATGATTGCATCCTCTCTTTGGAGTTAAATTCTTTAGAAGACAACTTTGCACTACTTGTTGAGGTGTGCATAGAATTGTTCGGCCATATTGTTTTTTCTTCTAGCCCAAAGAACAGCTGCCCTTTGTTGAGGTCCTTTTGAAGCCATCCCAGGGCAGATTGACCTTTATAAGCCCATGTAACTGATGAGCAAGACAAGTAAGTGACTCGTGAAACCGATGAGAAGGAATCGACTCGACTCTTTTGAAAATGAACGTTTATTTGGGATGATGCCTGTACAGGAATCAATCAAAGAGTAAATACGAGTAAATGTTAAAATCCTTCAGTTCCTTCGAACCTTCCTCCTGTGCTCAAGAGTTGAAGTAGCGTCCATCAGGCTTAAGTTTGTTGCAACACGCATCCCAGGCCGCTACCTCATTCTTTCCATGCGTCATCAGTATATGCATAAACCTCCTGACTGCATCCTTCCTATCTACATTTTTTTTGGCGGAAGCAAATTACCTAGATGCTCTCTATCCCTGAAGGTTGTACGTGTGCTTGGCTGTTGATGGGGTTCGAAAAGTATGACAAACAAATGTGCCCTACACATGAGGAAACCAGGAAATTTCCAGATTATCTGAAGTCAGTAGTGCGTGAGGGCATACGGGGAAATGATGGTCCGGGATGTAATATTCATAGAGCAACTTCATGTTTTGTCCACGTGGAGTGCTTCCCTTTCGTGCTTTCCAGAGATCGGTCATTTGGTTATCAGATATTACCACTAAAGTTCACTAGCCAGAGGCAGAATGGCCCTTAGGGAGTCCAAATCATTTACTAGATGTGCTCCAATTAGACGTCTGTTAGCAAATTTAGGGTTTGGATTTGTACCATTTCCAGATGGTCATAGTTTCACCCTTTTCTCTTCCCTTTTTGGATAGGCAAGTTCCACTTTTCTTGCCGCCTCCCACATGCTTGCAGCAATGTTTACAGAATGAATGCTCCGTGGTGCACTTTGATGCCGCAACTTAAGAACTGATCTTTCTTCAATGTCAATTGATGAAGGCATCTAGCATGGAATTTCTCCACCTATTGGATGGAATTTGCTCTCTGTTTCTGAATTAGAACGTGCTTTGGTACAGGTGAACCGAGTATAGTCACAAAATATCCACAGAAGCATCAAATTCGAATGCAGATACTGGAATATTAACTGATGAAACCAATCATACTTGTAGATAAACAATAGCTGCACAATAATGATACACAGAGCTCTATGTTTCACAATTGGCAACTTCACATTCTAACATGCCTGGCATCAGCACAAGCAGCTTCCAGATCCCCAATAAAGAATAGCATCTTATCGGAAATCTCCAAGCGCTGCTGCTCTAGCTTATCTTGGAGCAGCGGTCCGCTGTCCCAGCTAGTTTGATGCCTACAAGAGCCTAGGTATCGTTGGATCTCACCTTGATGAATGAGATAGTAGTCAACTCCTTCTCTGATAATCTTCAAACCCCTGAAACATAGTAATACAGTTATTTTACTTCATTTAAAGACAAGTCAAGGGCATATTTAATATAAAGAAAATAGTGCTCAAACAGTTAGAAGGAAAATTCTGAATCAACTGATTATATTGAACAGGCATCCATTTTCATATCCAGTTGCTTTATCTAACCTAATGAGGTCTATGCACTCATCCCGGTGCTCACACATTCATGTCCAAATTGTTaggtttcatttcataattgtaAAGAAAAAGGTACATTTAGTTCGGTTTGGGGTAGATTTGTTCTGGGGCGATCTGTACTGAGTTCAGGTTTGCGGCACTTGGGTCCGTCCTCCCATTCTCGTTCCCTTTGAATATATTTTAGAGGCGAATTTTCTCGCTTCTTTTTCCCCTAAACTGAAAAATTGTTAGGTTATCTTGAGCTCAAGCTTGGCTCAGCACAGTGGAGATTTTCCTTTTACTAAAATTTGGCAAATAGCTTGGCTTCTCAAATCAGCATATGCGGATTAAACGCAGACTTACAATTTCAAAGATAAGGCGTGTATATTATGAATAACACCAATTCTTAGTGATTGAAGAAAAATGAGACAGATACAAAAtagagcaatttttttttttttttttttgaaagcatTACTAGGTTAAAATCTTTGATGATCTATGGTCAACATGTCAGAAAAGTTTCTAGCTATACAGCATTTGATATTTAGTCTTGATATTCTGATAAGATGGACGTTTCTATAGGATCAACGCATTCATGTTTGGCACTTTGAAATCTAGATACCAACACTAGAACTTCATGAATAATCCTAAGTGCAATCCTTCTTTATCAGTTTCACTCCTTCAAGGACGAATTCTACAATTAGTCAGCATGCAAAATGGCGTGCATATATTTTATTTCCAGAGAAATATTTAATCTCTATGCCAATTCAATTTCCTAGATTATATCAATTTTTCCACTAGGGAGAAAGAATCTAGTGGTAATATTTGTTTCAGTATGGAGGCATCAGAGAAAATATTAGATATGCATTTGGTAGATGATAAAAACCAAGTCAAACATGAAACATTCAACTCATCCTTGCCCAATTCAGACAAGTTTAGCTTACGAAGCTGTATTTACATTGAAGTTCCAACGAAGTTCATCAAAACATTGCTTTAGGATAGATATGTTACTGTGTTCATGTACATCATGTTGTCATTCAGGCAGATTACTACTGCTAGGCAATCTTATGCATGTGAGTATATGTTGCTTGGATAGAATAGCCCTCGAGGAAATTTCATATGGATATGCACTCAATAGCAGTTTCTAGAACTAAGTATGATTATAACCAGTACAAGTATCAAAACATAGAAAATTACTAATATACAACAATCGGTTGCAACCTAAGCATGGCTTACTCCCAATTTTCTCACTTTCCTAATTGAATTACAAAACAATTTAGATTCAGAGTAGTACACTTGATCTCAGTTAGTATAGAATAAgttatgaaaaatataaatataggttCCTCCTATTTTTCTCGCTTGCTTAATTAAATCGCAAAATAATTTAGATTCAGATTGGTACACCTGATCTCAATGAGTAAAGAATAAGTTATGAGAAATGGAAACACAGTAAGGGTGTGCTGATGACTTACAATCCATATCTATCGCATCGATCTTGCGCTATGTAGACATCTTTCCAAGTTTTGGAATCTTGTGGCGCGTAGAATGAAGCACTGTCTTCTCCCCATCGTTCCTTGAATAGGCTGCTCCACAGGGCATTGTCAGAGCCTAATTTCCTCCACTTTCTGCAAACTAGTTAGTGCACCAACGTGGATGTTAGCACAAACTCAGCTTTGGATGTAAACTAAATGATTAACCAGTATTCTTGACAGTTTAATTTATGAAAGCAAATTGAAgactcattttctgttttgatTGAACAAAAGCTTCAAACATCACTCTGAAAGGGAATGAAAGATATATTATTAAGTTCTCCAAGGAGATAATGATGTTTGCACAGTTAGCATGTTAATCAATGGCTTTTGGTGCCACCGCTCATGGGCCTTTACAAGTAAACATCAATTTTCCTGATTTCACACATTTCACAGTTCTGCAAAAATTGTGGGTTCTGCCAAGTAAAGAAATCCATGCTTACATTTCTCCATCGAAAACCTGTTCTTATCTTGAAGAGCACTTGATATGTAGGTTTTATCTCAACTGATAAATGATGCATTAGATACAAATACAATGATGGGCATTTCCACCAAAAAAGGACACTTAAAGAATGGATGGTATAGATCCATGATCAGATGAATAGGTGTAATGACCTAGCTGCTCCACCTAAATATTTCACCATGAATTCAAGCCCCGCACTCAAATTCTTTGATGGACCAGGCAAGAAGTAATATTTGTCCACAAGAAATGGCAATTTAATCAGCACCAATCCAATGAATGGAAAGGAATTACAATTCTCAGGTGGGTTATAGTTGATACAGAGATATAATCATAAGGATCTGCATCATATTTACTAGATTCATATCAAGAAATGAGTCACCAAACAAGACCACTTCACAAGTTTACGATGTTGATGCAGAAAGAGGTGTGCTGCCGGCATGACTGCACCGCACAATTCAGGTTAGATAATTCGCCAAGAATTCAGGCCCTGCACCCAACTCCTCTGCTTGGATCATGAAAGAAATCGTATTTGTCCACAAGACTTCTAATTTTCACGCGAGTGAAAAAAAAAGTCCATAAGAGAAGTGATCGAGCAATCCATATTGCCATGCGCAAGCAAGGGCACAAAACATAAAGAAAAGATTGCTTTTACAAAAAGACATTAATGAGCAGCTCTGCATACCAGTTCTCTCCTGTCCCTTCTCCATCATCGTTTTCTTTTCTCGTTGAACAGTATGGAAAGATGCTCccagattcaaaagaagatcctacaagaaCTAATTCCACTATCCAGATCTAAAGGACTGAAGAAAAGTAAGCACCAAAGAAACTATAAACAGTTCTGATTGTGGTCGTGATGAGGGAATTCAAAGACAGGAGGCAGTTTTCCTACAGGTGATGCCATAATTACCATAATTGTAATATAAATtacaagaagaggaagaagatagcGAGAGGAGGATTGGAGACAGAGCTACCTTGGAGAGCTGTTGCTAGAGTTTGGTGATCGAAGAGGTGGAAGATCTTGACGCACAGCTCCCCCGGCAATCTCTCCATTACCTCCGGATTCCACGAGAATTGCTGTCTCAGTTCGAAAACAGAGAGAATTCTGCTGTCTGAGCCCGACGAAGATCCGGTTCGGCCCCTCTTTCTACCTCCCCGTTTCTTCTTGTCTTCTGCCACGTGTGCTAATCTAGATTagtcaaaaataataataataaaatatttttaaaattaaaactaaATCAGTTTTTTTTGTCCCTTATCTTTTTCGTTTTCAATCTAGACTTCTTTTGCGGGAGGGGTAAAGCAAATCTAGAGCTTTTCAAATGGAGACTCTTTTCTCTACCATTCCGGCCGCACTCATTCTTGCCGCCAACCGCCGCAACCCAGTCATAGCTGCTGTCAATCATGTAGCCATTGCTCATGAGCTTTCTCCATGGGAGCACTGTAtgagcctctttttttttttttattcccacATCAATTATTTATAGGGtagattttaaatatttatatagaatcaaaaaatctaaataataccttccggctagttaTTTTGAGTAAGGTCCTAGGTTAttataaatagtatcagagcaaacagcacggatccattgaggCTAACCACGAGTCGATCGTCGTATTTATgactagatttgaatagatttgaacccttagtctgacgttgggtagattttggatacttatataggattaagAAATCCTTCTTCTGATTAGGCAGAATTTAAATAGAATTAAGacacccaaataatatcttccggctagtcATTTTTGGTGTCTGAATGTGTTATGCAGACGCAAACAAAGGAAGCAGGGACATTGATATGTATCAAATCCTTTAGAACTTAGGTATATCTCCATTTTGATGGAAATAATAACATGGGTATATCACCAAAGCAAAATTATTTACTTTAGCGGAAGCTAATTCTAAGCAACCTtacataaatcaaaatttgtatTTGCAATTATTTAACTCTAAGAGTCATAGAAGTGATGCCACAAAGATATAATGATATTAAATTATTGAACCATGAATATCtggctctttttccaaaaaaaaaaggaaaaggaaagggaaaaatCAACAATTCTCTTTTTGGATAAAGATGAAAATTCAACATTTATCCTTGAGGATCCCATCTTATGCACAAACCGCTGTCATTAGATCATTCAATGCCTCTTCATTAGTCGGCTGAAgaaaaaattatgctaatagaTGGCTATGTATAGATTACATAGAACATAATGAGATCGCAGGATGTAGTTGCTTATGAATGCTGCTACATCTACTCCATTGTATTTGTGCACGCGAAACGACTGCTAATCCAGGGTTTGGATGCTCTCCCAGACGAACAAGTTTATGCTCATCAGGATACACAAGGAGTGGTCTGCTTAAACATATATATTAGCCTCCAATCAGACGGCCGTTTTAATAAGGTATATGTTCCCATGGTGTACCAAAATTCGATAGGCATGTCGTTCTTCTAAAACACTCTTTGCGATATGGGCAAAAACAAGCTAGCTAGGATCGCGTTTGATATTATAGCTGCACCGGAGTAAGTCGGACCAAGTGGCGGGTATCATTGAAGAAGGGATTGTGAATTCATTTTCCTTTGCTAGAGTCCGACGGGTATAAAAGGTGACATGGATGGCTGTGGCCTTCGGAAATCCTGCCACCACCTCAAAAccaattataaaataaaaatatccatATATACGTGCGCAAGCTGAGCCATGCGGAGTTTCCTGGTGAAGGATCACGGAAGGCTTTCTATGGTACATTATTTAGTCTGTTTTGATACCATAATATTTTATTGGTCCGACATGGTTTTCGACGAGGAATATTATTGAGGTGGAGGGAGAAAATGCTCAGCCGCTAAAATTTAACGATGGAAAGAATAGATTCCATTACCATTTGTCGCCTCTTGCATGTCGGAGCAGGAAGGTGATAAGCTGGGGTTCGAAAATGCTCAGCCGGTGTGATCCATGTCAGTTTATTACGTCTTGGAGCTGAGTACTTCAAGCTCATCTATATCTTTGCCGCTGATTCGATGGACGGCAACAAGATCACGTAGAAGCTGCATGAACGACGCCACGTTAGACCTCGTAAGTCGTAACACAGGGTGCCCTTCCATATAACATGGACCAAAGAACAGATCCGGGAATTTGTTGATTGCACAGTTTGCAGGAGACAATCTCTAAATCGTTCGGTCACAGATCACAACTGTAACACCAGCAGCATCCGCATTACGAAACAACGAGGAGCCCCAAACTCCAGATAAGGTTACGACAACCCTTCACGTATCCATACTTCCAAACAAATTAGCCGAGACCTCAAGTTCCGCCAACAACCGTCCATCCAGATTCGTTTCTTTGGCTGATATTATCCATCTCCTGATACCACACAAGAACAAGAGACGTAAAGCGAAAAAATTAACACCACCAAGACACTTTGGAAGCTAACATGGACAGGCAGAATCTTATAAAAGGCTATACACTTTGTTACTGAAGTCCAACATCGCAGCACCACATGGTTGCTATATGGTTGCTGGGATTCCTAAATTGCAGAAATACCGATCTAACTTTTCTTTGTATTTAAAGTGCAGATATTCACTTAGATAACATAAAGTATATCGAAGTTATAGCTGAGGTTGCCCTTGGATTACACAAAGACAGACAAAAGGTTAACCAATGCTTCAAAACACTCATATAAAACCAGAAAAGCTTGTACAGGAACCGGCAAGTTAGATACAGGGAAACAATAGAGGCGAGAAGCATATTTCATATCAAATAATTAAGCAGAATTTCCAATTTTAACCCAGAGATGTCAGACTAAGAATAAATGTAGAATCTATAAAGGAGTTCCAGCCCAAACAAACCTTataatccattttcatcaaaattTCCCCGTATTCATCTTACAAACTATCGATAATCTGCAACTAGCAGTACTTTTGAATCAACATTCCCAGGCGATGTTTGTCCACCTCTAATAGAGAGGACAAAACATCAGCCATAGCTTTAGACGAGCATTCACATGGATCAGTAGTAAAAGTGAAAGATAAAGAATGCAGGAATCacatataaagaaaaataaaatgaaggaaAGACCAAAGTGCTCTGATCCCCAACAATATAAGGAAGACAAATCAAACATTCAACCTCTGCCAGCTTTTCTCCTTAAATATTTTTAGGACAAATGTAAGTAACCGTGCATAAATTTGACCTGCACATCAGCTTCACCATCATCAAGCAGATTTCCATTATTAACAGCAGTTCATACCTCAAGTTCACCAATAATATACTAAAATGTAACCTAAAATTTGCATAAATTTCAGTATACATCTAGCCCTTCATATAATCATCACCAGCTTCCCAAGGAAATTGCACACTACCAAAACAGGACATCTCCCCAAGTTACCAGATTTTCTACAGTCAACAAAAAAAAGGCAAAGAGCCTATGCAAATTTTAATTGACTAAATCAAGCCTATATTACACAGTATACAGAAATAAATTGTTGCAGGAAATGTCAAGTCTCAAGTGTATAAAATGAACTCATTATGCTCAGAATCccaaataattaatatatgaaCATGATTGATGCAAGATCCAAAAAAGATCTTGTTGAACACATCATCTCTCGAGATCTATACACACCAGAATAATTCACTATATGGACATGACTGATACACACAGCATGATCCAAAACATGATCCTCTTTAACTCAGCATTTCTCTGAGATAATATACATACAAGAATTTCATACCGACGGGCACTTTTTTTTTAGACCGTTGTAACGGAAGTAACAGCAAAA
Above is a genomic segment from Phoenix dactylifera cultivar Barhee BC4 chromosome 2, palm_55x_up_171113_PBpolish2nd_filt_p, whole genome shotgun sequence containing:
- the LOC103719479 gene encoding molybdate-anion transporter-like isoform X2 translates to MELFYYLAFGGLSVVVATVELSKTNKDRVAISSAFNSFKNNYLVVYSLAMAGDWLQGPYVYYLYSQYGFDKGDIGRLFIAGFGSSMLFGTIVGSLADKQGRKRACMTYCIAYFLSCITKHSPEYKVLMLGRVLGGIATSLLFSAFESWLVAEHFKRGFDPQWLSLTFSKAIFLGNGLVAIISGLFANVLVDNLGLGPVAPFDAAAILLAIAMVIILPSWSENYGDPSESKDLIAQFKVAAVAIASDEKIALLGAIQSLFEGSMYTFVFLWTPALSPNDEDIPHGFIFATFMLSSMLGSSIASRLLARPTPKVESYMQIVFAISSFTLILPTITSFLIAPSTEKGRSISFGGCILFFGFCVFEASVGIFWPSIMKMRSQYIPEEARSTIMNFFRIPLNIFVCIVLYNVSALPINVMFGMCSIFLLMAAILQRRLMVVAEMHKSKAQDWSSLKERDGETAPLNI
- the LOC103719479 gene encoding molybdate-anion transporter-like isoform X1 — protein: MELFYYLAFGGLSVVVATVELSKTNKDRVAISSAFNSFKNNYLVVYSLAMAGDWLQGPYVYYLYSQYGFDKGDIGRLFIAGFGSSMLFGTIVGSLADKQGRKRACMTYCIAYFLSCITKHSPEYKVLMLGRVLGGIATSLLFSAFESWLVAEHFKRGFDPQWLSLTFSKAIFLGNGLVAIISGLFANVLVDNLGLGPVAPFDAAAILLAIAMVIILPSWSENYGDPSESKDLIAQFKVAAVAIASDEKIALLGAIQSLFEGSMYTFVFLWTPALSPNDEDIPHGFIFATFMLSSMLGSSIASRLLARPTPKVESYMQIVFAISSFTLILPTITSFLIAPSTEKGRSISFGGCILFFGFCVFEASVGIFWPSIMKMRSQYIPEEARSTIMNFFRIPLNIFVCIVLYNVSALPINVMFGMCSIFLLMAAILQRRLMVVAEMHKSSATSSKWVISLKLIDLGCIRIANELLAEAQDWSSLKERDGETAPLNI
- the LOC103719478 gene encoding F-box/WD repeat-containing protein pof10-like; this translates as MQEATNEDKKKRGGRKRGRTGSSSGSDSRILSVFELRQQFSWNPEVMERLPGELCVKIFHLFDHQTLATALQVCRKWRKLGSDNALWSSLFKERWGEDSASFYAPQDSKTWKDVYIAQDRCDRYGLGLKIIREGVDYYLIHQGEIQRYLGSCRHQTSWDSGPLLQDKLEQQRLEISDKMLFFIGDLEAACADARHVRM